A genomic stretch from Burkholderia pyrrocinia includes:
- a CDS encoding site-specific integrase — protein MATKRLRPSGTWEYIIRRSKLLPKPLSLTFQSEEEGDAYVARLEQLLDAGIVPADVVEQREAIATTLDAVREYLRRVSVPDSDVQVLNTLLGGRLPSKALSTVDYDWAERWVAAMKREHYLSPSTIRHNVGALARCFDWVVKSGSPMLAVNPLRLLPKRYATYTDDDRLAVEAQDRVPKDDVHRDRRLSAEEEAEIRRIMAGGKPEGKERAFALPYRPALVFLFELAIESAMRMREMYTLDVVQFDVGRRTAALERTKNGSKRSVPLTTVAIAAFQQYVAAVTGQDSEMCGFSFEHGRLFPWVGEIEASMRATNLPALRRKVLERVTVRLSGQFGRIFDAAGCPDLVFHDLRHEATSRLYERTTLSDIQIAKITGHSDPKVLMRYANLRGSDLATRLW, from the coding sequence ATGGCGACCAAGCGACTACGACCCTCCGGAACGTGGGAATACATCATCCGACGTTCGAAGCTTCTCCCAAAGCCACTTTCCCTTACGTTCCAGTCCGAAGAAGAGGGCGATGCGTACGTCGCCCGCCTGGAGCAACTGCTGGATGCCGGCATCGTGCCGGCGGACGTCGTCGAGCAACGTGAAGCGATCGCGACGACGCTGGACGCTGTTCGAGAGTATCTGCGTCGCGTGTCGGTGCCTGATTCCGACGTCCAGGTACTAAATACATTGCTCGGCGGCCGGCTTCCATCTAAGGCTCTATCTACCGTGGACTACGATTGGGCAGAACGGTGGGTGGCAGCTATGAAGCGCGAGCACTATTTGTCGCCGTCGACGATTCGCCACAATGTCGGGGCACTCGCTCGCTGCTTCGACTGGGTTGTGAAGTCCGGCAGTCCAATGCTTGCCGTCAATCCGCTGCGCCTTCTACCTAAGCGCTACGCGACATACACCGATGATGATCGATTGGCTGTCGAGGCGCAGGACCGCGTGCCGAAGGACGACGTGCATCGTGATCGGCGGCTGAGCGCCGAAGAGGAGGCCGAGATCCGCCGGATCATGGCGGGTGGAAAGCCCGAAGGTAAGGAGCGTGCTTTTGCGCTTCCGTACCGGCCGGCGCTGGTGTTTCTGTTCGAGTTGGCGATCGAGTCTGCGATGCGGATGCGCGAGATGTACACGCTGGACGTTGTACAGTTTGATGTAGGTCGGCGAACGGCCGCGTTGGAAAGGACAAAGAACGGCAGCAAGCGCTCGGTGCCGCTTACAACGGTAGCGATTGCTGCGTTTCAGCAATACGTCGCGGCAGTTACCGGTCAAGACTCGGAAATGTGCGGGTTCTCGTTTGAGCACGGCAGGCTCTTCCCGTGGGTCGGTGAGATCGAGGCCAGTATGCGGGCTACCAATCTGCCTGCCCTCCGGCGGAAGGTCCTTGAACGCGTTACGGTGCGACTGTCGGGCCAGTTCGGTCGTATCTTCGATGCGGCCGGGTGCCCGGATCTCGTTTTCCATGATCTCCGGCATGAGGCTACATCGCGACTGTACGAGAGAACTACATTGAGCGACATTCAGATCGCAAAGATCACGGGTCACAGCGATCCGAAGGTATTGATGCGCTACGCAAATCTGCGCGGGAGCGACCTAGCCACACGCCTTTGGTAA